A single region of the Brachypodium distachyon strain Bd21 chromosome 3, Brachypodium_distachyon_v3.0, whole genome shotgun sequence genome encodes:
- the LOC100825207 gene encoding GEM-like protein 4 produces MEGSTNPEHVIGIPVNSTAYGIEEPEFPAEEATPDHGGFVGSFAQSNNDSNSSRTAPDQTSEVRRTGGKKKIARGIKEHVTLGPKLSETVKGKLTLGARILQAGGVEKVFRQWFSVDKNERLIRASQCYLSTTAGPIAGLLFVSTERVAFRSDRPLAVTAPDGEKLRVPYKVTIPLRKVRRAVPTENKHKPEQRYIEVVTNDGFEFWFMGFVSYHRSLHHLEQAVAQAAR; encoded by the exons ATGGAGGGGTCAACGAATCCGGAGCATGTGATTGGGATCCCGGTGAACAGCACGGCGTACGGCATAGAGGAGCCCGAGTTCCCGGCAGAGGAGGCGACCCCAGATCATGGCGGATTCGTCGGTTCCTTCGCCCAATCCAACAACGATTCTAACAGCTCCAGGACGGCACCCGATCAGACGAGCGAAGTTCGCAGGACGGGGGGCAAGAAAAAGATTGCTCGGGGCATCAAAGAACACG TGACTCTCGGGCCAAAGCTATCGGAAACGGTCAAAGGGAAGCTAACGCTGGGCGCGAGGATCCTCCAAGCCGGCGGCGTGGAGAAGGTGTTCCGGCAGTGGTTCTCCGTGGACAAGAACGAGAGGCTCATCAGGGCCTCGCAGTGCTACCTGTCGACGACGGCGGGGCCGATCGCCGGGCTGCTCTTCGTGTCGACGGAGCGGGTCGCGTTCCGCAGCGACCGGCCGCTGGCGGTGACCGCACCGGACGGCGAGAAGCTCCGCGTGCCGTACAAGGTGACGATACCGCTGCGGAAGgtgaggcgggcggtgccgacGGAGAACAAGCACAAGCCCGAGCAGCGGTACATCGAGGTCGTCACCAACGACGGCTTCGAGTTCTGGTTCATGGGCTTCGTCAGCTACCACAGGTCGCTGCACCACCTGGAGCAGGCCGTCGCGCAGGCAGCACGATGA